In Solenopsis invicta isolate M01_SB chromosome 13, UNIL_Sinv_3.0, whole genome shotgun sequence, one DNA window encodes the following:
- the LOC113004016 gene encoding uncharacterized protein LOC113004016, with translation MNLNDYLVTSLQVENKIKSLERSYQNMISNNKITGRARKTCKYEAELTDLLGEKHCIQPLAISGRNGLILKDQLHSNKENNTAMNNATDNEVFENNPGVSNNLESAENVQTVRTEEL, from the exons ATGAATCTTAATGATTACCTTGTTACTTCGTTACaagtggaaaataaaataaaatcgttaGAACGTTCCTACCAAAATATgataagcaataataaaataacaggCAGAGCACGAAAAACTTGTAAATATGAAGC GGAGTTAACAGATTTATTAGGAGAAAAACACTGTATTCAGCCACTTGCTATATCAGGAAGAAATGGTTTAATACTTAAAGATCAATTGCATTCCAATAAGGAAAATAATACCGC aatgaaCAACGCAACTGATAATGAAGTCTTTGAAAATAATCCCGGTGTATCAAATAATCTTGAGTCTGCTGAAAATGTACAAACTGTACGAACAGAAGAATTATAA
- the LOC105207135 gene encoding uncharacterized protein LOC105207135 — translation MALADANCYFIVVDIGAAGRRSDGGIFQSSELKRQLEEKRLNIPKARLLSDKGPNVPYVIIGDEAFALTSYLLHAYPRKTNLTLDKKVFNYRLSRARRTVECAFGLLSSRWRIFRRPIATSVDNAISIIKATVCLHNFLMTTDLALPIQNRTYSVNIRPRNINKVFQNSRTFLIENDIRGSTVRDRFKEYFSTIGAIEQQWEKAQKNNFKKF, via the coding sequence ATGGCACTTGCGGAtgccaattgttattttatagttGTTGATATTGGAGCCGCAGGAAGACGAAGTGATGGAGGTATATTCCAAAGTAGTGAACTTAAACGTCAATTAGAAGAGAAACGTTTAAATATACCGAAAGCAAGGTTACTTTCAGATAAAGGTCCTAATGTACCATATGTTATAATAGGTGATGAAGCTTTTGCATTAACTAGTTACTTGTTACATGCGTATCCACGAAAAACTAATTTAACTTtagataaaaaagtatttaactaTCGATTAAGTCGTGCTCGAAGAACAGTAGAATGCGCTTTTGGTCTTTTAAGTTCGAGATGGAGAATTTTTCGAAGACCTATAGCAACATCCGTTGATAATGCAATTTCCATTATTAAAGCCACAGtttgtttacataattttttaatgacaacTGATCTTGCACTTCCTATACAAAATAGAACTTATTCTGTTAATATTCGTccgagaaatataaataaagtttttcaaaactCACGAacttttttgattgaaaatgaTATACGTGGAAGTACTGTTCGAGATAGATTTAAGGAATATTTCAGTACTATTGGAGCGATTGAACAACAATGGGAAAaagcacaaaaaaataattttaaaaaattttaa